One segment of Curtobacterium sp. MR_MD2014 DNA contains the following:
- a CDS encoding nucleotide exchange factor GrpE: MTDPKDNVPNEDEPQVEGDATNAQEPEDLIEAEGPDVEIPTDGPAAGGPQADQATGDQAGADEASDLSPEDQALLDDAARGMEEDKLSQADRDLVADMRADMLRAQAELVNFRKRVERDREANRDAVIAEVVRALLPALDDLTRAEAHGDLTEGPMQVIGQKIRGGFEKFKLVQIGEKGELFDPNVHEAIVQLPTPGATDQTVADVVEPGYKLGDRVLRAAKVAVAVPA; encoded by the coding sequence ATGACGGACCCCAAGGACAACGTGCCGAACGAGGACGAGCCCCAGGTCGAGGGCGACGCCACCAACGCGCAGGAGCCCGAGGACCTCATCGAGGCGGAGGGGCCGGACGTGGAGATCCCCACGGACGGCCCCGCCGCCGGCGGCCCGCAGGCCGACCAGGCGACGGGCGACCAGGCGGGTGCCGACGAGGCCAGCGACCTCTCCCCGGAGGACCAGGCCCTGCTCGACGACGCGGCCCGCGGCATGGAAGAGGACAAGCTGTCGCAGGCCGACCGTGACCTCGTCGCCGACATGCGCGCCGACATGCTCCGCGCGCAGGCCGAGCTGGTGAACTTCCGGAAGCGCGTCGAGCGCGACCGCGAGGCGAACCGCGACGCCGTCATCGCCGAGGTCGTCCGCGCCCTGCTGCCGGCCCTGGACGACCTGACCCGCGCCGAGGCCCACGGCGACCTGACCGAGGGCCCCATGCAGGTCATCGGGCAGAAGATCCGCGGCGGCTTCGAGAAGTTCAAGCTGGTGCAGATCGGCGAGAAGGGCGAGCTCTTCGACCCGAACGTGCACGAGGCGATCGTGCAGCTGCCCACGCCGGGTGCGACCGACCAGACCGTGGCGGACGTCGTGGAGCCGGGCTACAAGCTCGGCGACCGCGTGCTCCGTGCGGCCAAGGTCGCCGTCGCGGTCCCGGCCTGA